The DNA window TATGCCGCTGCCTACAAGAAATGGTTTGGTAGCGATCTTGCTACGCCGGCAATTGGTTTCCCGGTTGAGTATAAATAGTGCGTTCACGCCGGGGCCGCAGGGCGCCCGGCGCATTGAGGTTGCAAGATGAATTACACGTTGAACTTCGCACCCGTCTGGCAAAGTTTTGATCTGCTGCTGGGCGGGCTGTGGCTCGGGCTGGAACTGTCGCTGCTGTCGATTGCCATCGGCTGTGCGTTGGGCCTGCTGGCGGCGTTCTGCACCCTGTCGAAGAACCCGCTGTTGCGCTGGAGCGCCACGCTGTATGTGACGGTGGTGCGCAATCTGCCGATCCTGATCCTTATCCTGATGATTTACTTTGCGCTGCCGGGCATGGGCATCATGCTCGATCAGATTGGATCGTTCGTTGTCACGCTGTCGATGTATGCCGGCGCCTATCTGACCGAGGTGTTCCGTGCCGGCCTGCTGGGCATTCCCGCCGGGCAACGCGAGGCCGGGCAGGCCATCGGCCTGAAAGAGTGGCAGATCAAAAGTTACATCATCATCCCGGTGATGTTGCGCAATGTGCTGCCTTCGCTCGGCAACAACTTCATTTCGCTGTTCAAGGATACGTCGCTGGCGGCGTCGATCGCCGTGCCGGAGCTGACGTTTTATGCCCGCAAACTGAACCTGGAAAGCTACCGGGTGATTGAAACCTGGCTGGTGACCAGCCTGCTGTATATCGCTA is part of the Gibbsiella quercinecans genome and encodes:
- a CDS encoding amino acid ABC transporter permease: MNYTLNFAPVWQSFDLLLGGLWLGLELSLLSIAIGCALGLLAAFCTLSKNPLLRWSATLYVTVVRNLPILILILMIYFALPGMGIMLDQIGSFVVTLSMYAGAYLTEVFRAGLLGIPAGQREAGQAIGLKEWQIKSYIIIPVMLRNVLPSLGNNFISLFKDTSLAASIAVPELTFYARKLNLESYRVIETWLVTSLLYIATCYLIAAALRVAERRLAIVR